Proteins encoded within one genomic window of Raineyella fluvialis:
- a CDS encoding cupin domain-containing protein, translated as MSDFEVKNVGTPDEVREFPLGRGDIVSIGGGEVALITLQPGWRWSEHVKPVAGTDLCQAPHFQYVITGHLQGRMADGTAFEARAGDVVVLSPGHDAWVVGDEPVTTIDWGGAHVWGKAQG; from the coding sequence ATGTCTGATTTTGAGGTGAAGAACGTCGGGACTCCCGATGAAGTGCGCGAGTTTCCTCTCGGGCGAGGGGACATCGTCAGCATCGGCGGCGGGGAGGTGGCTCTGATCACGTTGCAGCCGGGCTGGCGCTGGTCGGAGCATGTCAAGCCGGTGGCGGGGACCGACCTGTGCCAGGCGCCGCACTTCCAGTACGTCATCACCGGCCACCTGCAAGGGCGGATGGCGGACGGGACCGCGTTCGAGGCCCGCGCCGGTGATGTCGTCGTCCTGTCGCCGGGCCATGACGCGTGGGTGGTCGGCGACGAGCCGGTCACCACGATCGACTGGGGAGGCGCGCACGTCTGGGGCAAGGCCCAGGGGTGA
- a CDS encoding MarR family winged helix-turn-helix transcriptional regulator: MALDPRDVALDLMVTSARFTRFLRWHSGARDMDANWRALSCLEERGPMRVGEFALQDRLSQPAATAKLNRLAAAGLAERQVDPSDARACLYELTDTGRAHLAELRESALAFFLPRLEAMDEATRAELSGALRTVERLMTDPAPTCTPAEAPADTSTGTRAGRDANQPHDDTEGAR; the protein is encoded by the coding sequence ATGGCACTCGATCCTCGCGACGTCGCTCTTGACCTGATGGTCACCAGCGCTCGTTTCACCCGCTTCCTGCGGTGGCACTCCGGCGCTCGCGACATGGATGCAAACTGGCGAGCCCTCTCCTGCCTGGAGGAACGTGGGCCGATGCGGGTGGGGGAGTTCGCCCTGCAGGACCGGCTCAGCCAGCCCGCCGCCACCGCCAAACTCAACAGGTTGGCCGCCGCGGGACTTGCCGAACGCCAAGTGGACCCCTCCGACGCCAGGGCCTGCCTCTACGAGCTGACAGACACCGGCCGCGCACACCTGGCCGAGCTGCGGGAGTCCGCCCTCGCCTTCTTCCTCCCGCGCCTGGAGGCGATGGACGAGGCGACCCGAGCCGAACTCTCCGGCGCCCTGCGCACCGTCGAGCGCCTGATGACCGATCCTGCGCCCACCTGCACGCCGGCCGAGGCGCCGGCCGACACGTCCACCGGGACGCGGGCTGGACGCGACGCCAACCAGCCCCACGACGACACTGAAGGAGCACGATGA
- a CDS encoding cytochrome c biogenesis CcdA family protein: MGDLLTTGSVLAAFFAGGVALFAPCCIVFLAPSYLAAAVKNRRWRLLPLTFVFAAGLALVMLPLTLGMGLLSGAIAHYHRVLYWAGGLLMILLAVWSLTGRMWSLPSILRAPDTRQGDSASFFSLGVFSGVASACCAPVLAGVMTLSALSASPVGGLVLGLAYVFGMVFPLFVMALLWDRLRLGERTFLRARSVTIRLGRRTLHTNVVNILVAVAFAVMGGFVIQLANSGTMTTGPGFQVAIGDAIAMVFRRVEVWSRPVPEVVLGLGLLALVAVFVVATLRDRRSPAAAAGDRSDVVADAAAPSDLPTRPSCH, from the coding sequence ATGGGAGACCTGCTCACCACCGGATCGGTCCTGGCGGCGTTCTTCGCCGGAGGGGTGGCGCTGTTCGCGCCGTGCTGCATCGTCTTCCTGGCGCCCAGCTACCTGGCCGCTGCGGTCAAGAACCGCCGTTGGCGACTGCTGCCGCTGACCTTCGTCTTCGCCGCGGGTCTGGCCCTGGTGATGCTGCCCCTGACCTTGGGGATGGGGCTGCTGTCGGGGGCGATCGCCCACTACCACCGCGTGCTCTACTGGGCCGGCGGCCTGCTGATGATCCTGCTGGCCGTCTGGTCGCTGACCGGCCGGATGTGGTCGCTTCCGTCGATCCTGCGCGCGCCCGACACCCGGCAGGGTGACTCGGCCAGCTTCTTCTCCCTGGGGGTGTTCTCCGGGGTGGCGTCGGCGTGCTGCGCGCCCGTCCTCGCCGGGGTGATGACGCTCTCGGCGCTCTCGGCGAGCCCCGTCGGCGGGCTGGTGCTGGGGTTGGCGTACGTGTTCGGGATGGTCTTCCCGCTCTTCGTGATGGCGCTGTTGTGGGATCGGCTCCGGCTGGGGGAGCGGACGTTCCTGCGGGCCCGGTCCGTGACGATCCGTCTCGGACGGCGCACCTTGCACACGAATGTGGTGAACATCCTGGTGGCGGTCGCATTCGCCGTCATGGGTGGCTTCGTCATCCAGTTGGCCAACAGCGGCACCATGACCACCGGCCCCGGCTTCCAGGTGGCCATCGGCGACGCGATCGCCATGGTCTTCCGGAGGGTCGAGGTCTGGTCCCGGCCGGTGCCGGAGGTCGTCCTTGGCCTCGGCCTGCTTGCCCTCGTGGCGGTGTTCGTCGTCGCCACGCTGCGGGATCGCCGATCCCCCGCCGCTGCCGCCGGGGACCGCTCCGACGTGGTCGCCGATGCCGCGGCGCCGTCGGACCTGCCGACCCGCCCCTCCTGCCACTGA
- a CDS encoding glutaredoxin family protein: MTSSKRLAAPDLAVVTIVESEACHVCAEANTVLADLGGEFPLAVERIDARSREGAALLQELRAAMTPLVLLDGAYVSSGRLSRRRLRRLLRARTREAA; this comes from the coding sequence ATGACAAGCAGCAAGCGACTGGCCGCGCCGGACCTGGCCGTGGTGACGATCGTGGAGTCCGAGGCCTGCCATGTCTGCGCTGAGGCGAACACTGTCCTGGCCGACCTTGGCGGCGAGTTCCCCCTTGCCGTCGAACGGATCGACGCGCGCTCGCGGGAGGGCGCGGCCCTGCTCCAGGAACTGCGCGCCGCGATGACACCGCTGGTGCTGCTCGACGGTGCGTACGTCAGTTCCGGGCGGCTGTCGCGCCGGAGGCTGCGCCGGTTGCTCCGCGCCCGCACCCGTGAGGCGGCGTGA
- a CDS encoding MFS transporter, which translates to MAFACVVAFMGIGLVDPILPAISSQLQASPSQAMWLFTSYLVITGFAMFFTSAVSSRLGTRTTLLIGLVVIVAFAAAAGASGNVWQIIGFRAGWGLGNALFISTALAGIVGAASGGVDSAIILYEAAMGLGLATGPLVGGALGSISWRGPFFGTAALMAVGLIAIAALLPRAPKPAPVPLSATLTALRHPVLMTLAVAAVFYNYGFFALLAYSPFPLETAGRAIGLTIGAQQLGLVFFGWGLCLALTSVFAAEPLVTWLGRGPVLTATLLLLAVDLGVMALLEARFWVLVAGIVIGGLLLGVMNTVLTQSVMESTDLPRSVASSTYSGVRFLGGALSAAVAGPIAVAFGPAVPYVVAAVAFVLSALLLVVRRHHLAAIDRHVTAQDVAEETADERAVVTQAEHLVEDSDTAAAVTSTVRVR; encoded by the coding sequence ATGGCCTTCGCCTGTGTCGTCGCCTTCATGGGCATCGGCCTGGTCGACCCGATCCTGCCGGCGATCAGCAGCCAACTGCAGGCCAGCCCCTCCCAGGCGATGTGGCTGTTCACCAGCTACCTGGTGATCACCGGCTTCGCGATGTTCTTCACCAGCGCGGTCTCCAGCCGACTCGGGACGCGGACGACGCTCCTCATCGGCCTGGTCGTGATCGTCGCGTTCGCCGCCGCCGCGGGCGCCTCCGGCAACGTCTGGCAGATCATCGGCTTCCGGGCCGGCTGGGGCCTCGGCAACGCCCTGTTCATCTCCACCGCGCTGGCCGGGATCGTCGGCGCCGCCTCGGGCGGAGTGGACAGCGCGATCATCCTCTACGAGGCGGCGATGGGGCTCGGTCTGGCCACCGGCCCGCTGGTCGGCGGCGCCCTCGGCAGCATCTCCTGGCGCGGCCCCTTCTTCGGCACGGCGGCTCTGATGGCCGTCGGCCTCATCGCCATCGCCGCCCTGCTGCCGCGAGCTCCGAAGCCCGCGCCGGTCCCGCTGTCGGCGACCCTCACCGCCCTGCGTCACCCCGTGTTGATGACCCTCGCGGTGGCCGCCGTCTTCTACAACTACGGGTTCTTCGCCCTGCTCGCGTACAGCCCGTTCCCGCTCGAGACCGCTGGCCGAGCCATCGGTCTGACCATCGGCGCCCAGCAGCTCGGTCTGGTCTTCTTCGGCTGGGGGCTGTGCCTGGCCCTCACGTCCGTGTTCGCCGCGGAACCGCTGGTCACCTGGCTCGGCCGTGGCCCGGTGCTCACCGCGACGCTGCTCCTGCTGGCCGTCGACCTCGGAGTGATGGCACTGCTCGAGGCTCGCTTCTGGGTGCTCGTCGCCGGCATCGTCATCGGCGGCCTGCTGCTCGGCGTGATGAACACCGTGCTCACCCAGTCGGTGATGGAGTCCACCGACCTGCCCCGCTCCGTCGCCTCGTCGACCTACTCCGGCGTCCGGTTCCTCGGCGGCGCACTGTCGGCCGCGGTGGCGGGACCGATCGCGGTGGCCTTCGGCCCGGCCGTACCGTACGTGGTCGCTGCCGTGGCCTTCGTCCTTTCGGCGCTGCTGCTGGTCGTCCGCCGGCACCACCTTGCCGCGATCGACCGGCACGTGACCGCCCAGGACGTCGCGGAGGAGACCGCCGACGAGCGGGCCGTGGTGACCCAGGCCGAGCACCTCGTCGAGGACTCGGACACGGCTGCTGCCGTGACCTCGACCGTCCGGGTGCGCTGA
- a CDS encoding heavy metal translocating P-type ATPase translates to MSVLVIITILTALALTAAALWFFFGPRTSREAALTDGVQVIDVRVQGGYAPDLVRVRKDLPVRILFDRREAGECTSHVVFPDFGINQALPAYATTAVEFTPTQAGQFGFACGMNMIHGRLDVLDDGASPDTTSGGTTSGGTATATLAPAPTGGGPRARAVGSGLSPEAAAAAEQSEMTERTAEIRSLTRRVVVGAVLTAPVLFAVMAAELFRAPRVPMVLMNHWLQLALIAPVMVYTGWPIHRTGWLSLAHRSAEMNALITLGTSAAFLYSLVVTVVPGALPAGLQQVYYEAVGVILTLILLGRLLEARAKAGTGEAIRTLIGLQPHTAHVVRAGVEQEVPIEQVVVGDTVVVRPGEKLPVDGEIVDGSSAVDESMVTGEPIPVTKHVGDTVIGATINQTGSFRYRATKVGADTLLAQIITMVRQAQGSKAPIQRLADKVSSYFVPAVVLIAIWSFAVWLLVGPPPTVVFALVAAVSVLIIACPCALGLATPLSITTGTGKAAQYGVLIRSAEALETAHRLDTIVLDKTGTITRGTPALTDVVPVGPYGAEEVLATVASVEQASEHPLAAAIVTGAHDRGVTTRPASGFDSITGQGVRALVAGTEVLVGNARLLAGAGIDATPLAADTERLAAEGKTPMLVAIGGRPAGVVAVADTVKDGAADAIAALHHRGLEVVMMTGDNRATAAAIARQVGITRVLAEVLPQHKAGEVQRLQQEGKVVGMVGDGINDAPALARADVGSAIGTGTDVAIESSDITLISGALSGLVTAIDLSRATMRNIRQNLGFAFLYNAIGIPIAAGVLYPVFGIMLSPMIAAAAMAMSSLSVVTNANRLRGYRAPEVPVTTVPAVTPVIETGTIETGTIETGITPPQEKEGTPTMTVTDPVCGMTIDPETAAGSAEYKGEMYWFCSPGCQKSFEKDPEKYLGGAEQHQH, encoded by the coding sequence ATGAGCGTCCTCGTCATCATCACGATCCTCACCGCTCTCGCCCTGACCGCGGCGGCCCTGTGGTTCTTCTTCGGCCCTCGTACGTCACGGGAGGCGGCCCTCACCGACGGAGTCCAGGTCATCGACGTCCGCGTCCAGGGCGGCTATGCCCCGGACCTGGTACGGGTCCGCAAGGATCTGCCGGTGCGGATCCTGTTCGACCGGCGCGAGGCCGGGGAGTGCACCTCGCACGTCGTCTTCCCCGATTTCGGGATCAACCAGGCCCTGCCGGCGTACGCCACGACGGCGGTCGAGTTCACCCCGACACAGGCCGGGCAGTTCGGCTTCGCCTGCGGCATGAACATGATTCACGGGCGCCTCGACGTCCTCGACGACGGGGCGAGCCCCGACACCACCAGCGGGGGCACCACGAGCGGGGGCACCGCCACGGCCACCCTCGCCCCGGCACCGACCGGCGGCGGCCCCCGAGCGCGTGCCGTGGGCTCCGGCCTGTCGCCCGAGGCGGCGGCCGCCGCCGAGCAGTCCGAGATGACCGAGCGTACGGCCGAGATTCGTTCCCTCACCCGGCGCGTGGTCGTCGGTGCCGTCCTGACCGCCCCGGTCCTGTTCGCCGTGATGGCCGCCGAGCTGTTCCGGGCGCCCCGGGTGCCGATGGTCCTGATGAACCACTGGCTGCAGCTGGCCCTGATCGCCCCGGTGATGGTCTACACCGGCTGGCCGATCCACCGGACCGGCTGGCTGTCCCTGGCCCATCGCTCGGCGGAGATGAACGCCCTGATCACGCTGGGCACCTCGGCCGCGTTCCTCTACAGCCTGGTCGTCACCGTCGTCCCCGGCGCACTGCCCGCGGGGCTGCAGCAGGTGTACTACGAGGCGGTCGGCGTCATCCTGACCCTGATCCTCCTCGGCCGGCTGCTCGAGGCCCGCGCCAAGGCCGGCACGGGTGAGGCCATCCGTACCCTGATCGGCCTGCAACCCCACACCGCCCACGTCGTCCGGGCCGGGGTCGAGCAGGAAGTGCCGATCGAACAGGTCGTCGTCGGCGACACCGTGGTGGTCCGGCCCGGCGAGAAGCTGCCGGTCGACGGCGAGATCGTCGACGGCTCCTCCGCCGTCGACGAGTCGATGGTCACCGGCGAACCCATCCCCGTCACCAAGCATGTCGGGGACACCGTGATCGGTGCGACGATCAACCAGACCGGCAGCTTCCGCTACCGGGCCACCAAAGTCGGCGCGGACACCCTGCTGGCGCAGATCATCACCATGGTCCGTCAGGCCCAGGGCTCCAAGGCCCCGATCCAGCGCCTCGCGGACAAGGTCTCGAGCTATTTCGTGCCGGCCGTCGTGCTGATCGCCATCTGGAGCTTCGCGGTCTGGCTGCTGGTCGGTCCGCCGCCGACCGTCGTGTTCGCACTGGTGGCCGCCGTCTCGGTGCTGATCATCGCCTGCCCGTGCGCGCTGGGCCTCGCCACGCCGCTGTCCATCACCACCGGCACCGGGAAGGCCGCCCAGTACGGCGTGCTGATCCGGTCCGCCGAGGCGTTGGAGACCGCCCACCGCCTCGACACCATCGTGCTCGACAAGACCGGCACCATCACCCGGGGCACTCCGGCCCTCACCGACGTGGTCCCGGTCGGACCGTACGGAGCGGAGGAGGTGCTGGCCACCGTCGCCTCGGTCGAGCAGGCCTCCGAACACCCGCTCGCCGCCGCCATCGTCACCGGCGCCCACGACCGGGGCGTGACCACTCGACCGGCCAGCGGCTTCGACTCGATCACCGGTCAGGGCGTCCGCGCCCTGGTCGCCGGCACCGAGGTCCTCGTCGGCAATGCGCGACTGCTGGCAGGAGCCGGGATCGACGCCACGCCGTTGGCCGCCGACACCGAGCGGCTGGCGGCGGAGGGCAAGACCCCGATGCTCGTCGCCATCGGCGGCCGGCCGGCCGGCGTCGTCGCTGTGGCGGACACGGTCAAGGACGGCGCCGCCGACGCGATCGCCGCACTCCATCACCGTGGCCTCGAGGTCGTCATGATGACCGGCGACAACCGCGCCACCGCTGCGGCCATCGCCCGCCAGGTCGGCATCACCCGGGTCCTCGCCGAGGTGCTCCCGCAGCACAAGGCCGGCGAGGTGCAACGACTCCAGCAGGAGGGCAAGGTCGTCGGTATGGTCGGCGACGGCATCAACGACGCCCCGGCGCTGGCCCGCGCCGACGTCGGATCCGCCATCGGCACCGGCACCGACGTCGCCATCGAGTCCTCCGACATCACCCTGATCTCCGGCGCCCTGTCGGGTCTGGTCACCGCGATCGACCTGTCACGGGCGACGATGCGCAACATCCGACAGAACCTCGGGTTCGCGTTCCTCTACAACGCCATCGGCATCCCGATCGCCGCCGGCGTCCTGTACCCGGTCTTCGGGATCATGCTCAGCCCGATGATCGCCGCGGCGGCGATGGCGATGTCGTCGCTGTCCGTCGTCACCAACGCCAACCGCCTGCGGGGCTACCGTGCTCCTGAGGTCCCCGTCACGACGGTCCCCGCCGTCACCCCGGTGATCGAAACAGGCACGATCGAAACAGGCACGATCGAAACCGGCATCACCCCACCCCAGGAGAAGGAAGGAACCCCCACGATGACCGTCACCGATCCCGTCTGTGGCATGACCATCGATCCCGAGACCGCCGCAGGCTCGGCCGAGTACAAGGGCGAGATGTACTGGTTCTGCTCACCCGGCTGCCAGAAGTCCTTCGAGAAGGATCCGGAGAAGTACCTCGGCGGCGCCGAGCAGCACCAGCACTGA
- a CDS encoding MFS transporter, with the protein MKTWIGTQMFLFLGSWAVYTSYWAVFLIGRGISPATAGLAVTTGLVARSIAVALIFPIANRYAGLRTILRILPWVSVAGAAMFLPHGSVALVMVASVALGLTYPILLPGLETLATLSAARRLLSYGPTRRIGSIGFVIGTFAAGAVQARWGTEALLWLFAGACLVLGLLGLAPTGHPEVALQRAGSGREWSTLFRRRNVVVMMLVMTFLQSSHAAYYTFGAVRFAELGASPGLVSALIVLAPLGEIAVLSLAPRFERRLSVRAMLAIALGAAVVRWLVLGFTGSLWPAALSQPLHGATFAVAQVGFVRFLNDDVPPQLTGAVQGTMNAVATGLGTAAMTAVAGLLWKTSIPLVFSLMAVCATLGLLLVAGRAVGRPPRSGREFAEPGQ; encoded by the coding sequence GTGAAGACGTGGATCGGCACCCAGATGTTCCTGTTCCTGGGGTCGTGGGCCGTCTACACCTCCTACTGGGCGGTGTTCCTGATCGGCCGAGGCATCTCGCCTGCCACCGCCGGCCTCGCCGTCACCACCGGCCTGGTCGCCCGCAGCATCGCCGTCGCGCTGATCTTCCCCATCGCCAACCGCTATGCCGGACTTCGCACGATCCTGCGCATCCTCCCCTGGGTCTCGGTCGCCGGCGCGGCGATGTTCCTGCCCCACGGCTCGGTCGCGCTGGTGATGGTCGCCTCCGTCGCGCTCGGCCTGACCTACCCCATCCTGCTGCCCGGCCTGGAGACGCTGGCCACCCTCTCCGCGGCGCGCAGGCTGCTCTCATACGGCCCCACCCGGCGGATCGGCTCGATCGGCTTCGTCATCGGGACCTTCGCCGCGGGCGCCGTCCAGGCACGGTGGGGCACCGAGGCGCTGCTCTGGCTGTTCGCCGGCGCCTGCCTCGTGCTCGGCCTGCTCGGGCTGGCCCCCACCGGGCACCCGGAGGTCGCCCTGCAGCGGGCCGGGTCGGGACGGGAGTGGTCGACGCTGTTCCGGCGCCGCAACGTGGTGGTGATGATGCTGGTGATGACGTTCCTGCAGTCCTCCCATGCGGCGTACTACACGTTCGGGGCGGTCCGGTTCGCTGAGCTGGGGGCCTCCCCCGGGCTGGTCAGCGCACTGATCGTCCTGGCGCCGCTCGGTGAGATCGCGGTCCTCTCGCTGGCCCCGCGCTTCGAGCGGCGACTGTCCGTACGAGCCATGCTGGCGATCGCCCTGGGCGCCGCGGTCGTCCGTTGGCTGGTGCTCGGGTTCACCGGATCGCTGTGGCCGGCGGCGCTGTCCCAGCCCCTGCACGGCGCCACGTTCGCCGTCGCGCAGGTCGGGTTCGTCCGCTTCCTCAACGACGACGTCCCGCCTCAACTCACCGGCGCCGTCCAGGGCACCATGAACGCGGTGGCGACCGGCCTGGGGACAGCGGCGATGACAGCGGTCGCCGGCCTGCTGTGGAAAACCTCGATCCCGCTGGTGTTCAGCCTGATGGCCGTCTGCGCCACTCTGGGCCTGCTGCTGGTCGCCGGCCGCGCCGTCGGACGCCCACCCCGATCCGGGCGAGAATTCGCCGAACCGGGGCAGTGA
- a CDS encoding peroxiredoxin family protein: MSTRTRTATKPAPSQSRSQQRLAELDRTQTRRHRRRLIAWGISLVVALVIVTAGILTSLPTRSDGAHQAPDFTLTDTSGVSHHLADLRGRNVLLYFSEGAGCQICIVQMGEIAKRQADFDKQNVVVLPIVMNTREQILADMAANKVTTPFLLDDGTASKAYGTLGKGMHAGLPGHSFVLIDTQGQQRWYGEYPSMWLSPDDLLKEISSRLD; this comes from the coding sequence ATGAGCACCAGGACTCGGACCGCCACCAAGCCGGCACCATCGCAGAGCCGGTCCCAGCAGCGGCTCGCGGAACTCGACCGCACGCAGACCCGCCGGCACCGCCGCCGGCTCATCGCCTGGGGGATCAGCCTCGTCGTCGCCCTCGTGATCGTCACCGCGGGGATCCTCACCAGCCTGCCGACGCGGTCGGACGGCGCACACCAGGCACCGGACTTCACCCTCACCGACACCTCGGGTGTCTCCCATCACCTGGCGGACCTGCGCGGCAGGAACGTACTGCTCTACTTCAGTGAGGGGGCCGGCTGCCAGATCTGCATCGTCCAGATGGGGGAGATCGCGAAGCGCCAAGCCGACTTCGACAAGCAGAACGTGGTCGTGCTGCCCATCGTGATGAACACCCGGGAGCAGATCCTCGCCGATATGGCCGCCAACAAGGTCACCACACCGTTCCTACTCGACGACGGCACGGCGTCGAAGGCTTACGGAACCCTGGGGAAGGGGATGCACGCCGGCCTGCCCGGCCACAGCTTCGTCCTGATCGACACCCAGGGCCAGCAGCGATGGTACGGGGAGTACCCGTCGATGTGGCTGTCCCCTGATGACCTGCTGAAGGAGATCAGTTCCCGGCTCGACTGA
- a CDS encoding ABC transporter ATP-binding protein, whose amino-acid sequence MKWPFRKAGAKPGTRSGWAVMRTLLMPHKGRITLLSLASLAAAMLEAMFIVLLTGIGMALVGGKGLVGPAYGQYLPINIALIAAAGSLVLRVVLSLVAVQLSADLTAVVSTEQRQRLSHAFLRTSWSVQQADPAGRLQELLTSFVSRITQAVSVLATAITASLSLVAFLLAGVAVDLVSTVAVLFALSLVGSVLSPMRRSIRRRSAKNARAGLDFANAVSELGALGLEMQTYGTRRAFEGRIDELTVESTVTQRRTQVLQGAQPQIYTSLAYGAVLAGVGVLFLVGFRNLSIIGAVMLLMLRSLSYGQQLSNASASIAGFLPFLEWVEEVVKGYADRPAPIGTVRPASVVPFEADDVSYAYTPDRTALSDVTFRLEPGEALGVIGPSGAGKSTLAQLLLGLRPPSTGTLRADGVPLEDIDRDWWSDRVAFVAQDARLFTGTVAENIRFFREGITEEELRFAARQANILADIEALPHGFDTHLGERGSQLSGGQRQRLSIARALVGKPELLILDEPTSALDGVSESLIRRTLADLHGRLTVVIIAHRMSTLDICDRIMVIEAGRMTALDTPSALRADSEFYRNALAVAGIA is encoded by the coding sequence ATGAAGTGGCCCTTCCGGAAGGCGGGCGCCAAGCCAGGCACCCGCAGTGGCTGGGCCGTGATGCGAACGCTGCTGATGCCGCACAAGGGGCGGATCACTCTGCTGTCCCTGGCATCCCTCGCCGCGGCGATGCTGGAGGCGATGTTCATCGTCCTGCTCACCGGGATCGGGATGGCCCTGGTCGGCGGCAAGGGTCTCGTCGGGCCGGCGTACGGGCAGTATCTGCCGATCAACATCGCCCTGATCGCCGCCGCCGGAAGTCTCGTGCTGCGCGTCGTCCTCAGCCTGGTCGCCGTCCAGCTGTCCGCGGACCTGACCGCGGTCGTCTCGACCGAACAGCGCCAGCGCCTCTCCCATGCCTTCCTGCGCACCAGCTGGTCGGTCCAACAGGCCGATCCGGCCGGACGGTTGCAGGAGCTGCTGACCTCCTTCGTCAGCCGGATCACCCAAGCGGTGTCCGTGCTGGCCACCGCGATCACCGCGTCGCTCAGCCTGGTCGCCTTCCTCCTCGCCGGCGTGGCCGTCGATCTGGTGTCGACGGTGGCCGTCCTCTTCGCCCTGTCCCTGGTCGGCAGCGTGCTCAGCCCGATGCGCCGCTCGATCCGCCGCCGATCGGCGAAGAACGCCCGGGCCGGGCTCGACTTCGCCAATGCGGTCTCCGAGCTCGGCGCGCTCGGCCTGGAGATGCAGACGTACGGCACACGCCGCGCCTTCGAGGGGCGGATCGACGAACTCACCGTCGAGTCGACCGTCACGCAGCGCCGCACCCAGGTCCTCCAAGGCGCCCAACCGCAGATCTACACCTCGCTGGCGTACGGGGCCGTCCTCGCCGGCGTCGGGGTGCTCTTCCTGGTGGGCTTCCGCAACCTGTCGATCATCGGCGCGGTCATGCTGCTGATGCTGCGCTCGCTGAGCTACGGCCAGCAGCTGTCCAACGCCTCGGCGTCCATCGCCGGGTTCCTGCCGTTCCTCGAATGGGTCGAGGAGGTCGTCAAGGGGTACGCCGACCGGCCCGCCCCGATCGGCACCGTACGTCCCGCGTCGGTCGTCCCGTTCGAGGCGGACGACGTGTCGTACGCGTACACACCGGATCGGACCGCCCTGTCCGACGTCACCTTCCGGCTGGAGCCGGGCGAGGCGCTCGGCGTGATCGGCCCCTCGGGTGCCGGCAAGTCCACCCTTGCCCAGCTGCTGCTGGGCCTGCGCCCGCCGTCGACGGGAACACTGCGGGCCGACGGCGTGCCGCTGGAGGACATCGACCGGGACTGGTGGAGCGACCGGGTCGCCTTCGTCGCGCAGGACGCCCGGCTCTTCACCGGCACGGTGGCGGAGAACATCCGGTTCTTCCGTGAGGGCATCACCGAGGAGGAGCTGCGCTTCGCCGCCCGCCAGGCGAACATCCTCGCGGACATCGAGGCGCTCCCCCACGGGTTCGACACGCATCTGGGCGAGCGCGGCAGCCAGCTCTCCGGCGGTCAGCGCCAGCGGCTGTCCATCGCCCGCGCCTTGGTCGGCAAGCCCGAACTGCTGATCCTCGACGAGCCGACCTCAGCCCTCGACGGGGTGAGCGAATCCCTGATCCGCCGGACGCTGGCGGACCTGCACGGGCGGCTGACCGTGGTGATCATCGCGCACCGGATGTCGACGCTGGACATCTGCGACCGGATCATGGTGATCGAGGCCGGCCGGATGACCGCCCTGGACACACCGAGCGCGCTGCGGGCCGACAGCGAGTTCTACCGCAACGCATTGGCCGTGGCGGGCATCGCCTGA